A region from the Xiphias gladius isolate SHS-SW01 ecotype Sanya breed wild chromosome 20, ASM1685928v1, whole genome shotgun sequence genome encodes:
- the tprn gene encoding taperin: MSGGGEVRVLLQEAGKESPRMPAWKREILERRKAKGGGSGGAGVAETSPGGAGPQRVNGEMTGNVNGSGGGGPKRDSGPSGGSGRNYTISTASQHFANNKETRPAAAERTTPREDDRQESLVLQESLGPLEDNPFIKLEKERRRRQDREHPARPVQHILELYGSVPGIRTIRAENIIIIESDPDYFPEAGGVKTGSNWQQNGVSTYSSLNDLLDRSGSGVTEIRAKEVVIYDTTLSKSEENLSTLGRPDREVPSYETGEGQGRVTRMLQKFDSNYGKLQKKSHSTENLLDLDCSASSRPRLWPKPQPELVPKPRPGPLVSSPCSSPDSSHPPSPIFQTPWSSKPKPQPVVSEPGSPQRLTGSPKSVSSFRQRFEESGGRGVAITPRGEPDRGLTKPTRERDWEGIEVPPKPKVPCSPETRRARAESPSIPVSSKVASSSPDFEIRPSPKPDLDQIPDRDTQARALANLRLQSRNSFTVIPKRRLAASSATSSPALSGPIKSSPSHRVAEVPTPGVPTSHAPSPTLTPSKRKEEKEQEEKEVEWVPRPSKPEPSPSVCTSPAHPPTSEPLSPSPALTPGPSSPPALSSPPSSPAVPSSPIFSPPARSPIPSDSPAPSPVPPAPSPAPEQPPGDQLPVTNIDDIEVEPPQHVPVPSPMVQRRKGNTFTVVPKRRVEIEAQPSSPEPQHEASTEAPPGSTPPQAPYAQLGSLLKKRYPAVEEIEVIGGYLSLAKSCLSKTGSTGKKLKISFNESSLQSTYEYPSESSVWDSGEDEEEEEEEEKQDGRMSDEQPSMVGRIHIPRPSFTTSPAQTTNSNDLSSYIPKHSVDFSAWQEHKHDDSVYQEDTTSQHTQMTEEVMLTPADSSSLSDYSSEPALYF; encoded by the exons ATGTCTGGCGGAGGAGAGGTACGCGTCCTCCTCCAAGAGGCCGGGAAAGAGAGCCCGAGAATGCCGGCCTGGAAGCGAGAGATCCTGGAGAGGAGGAAGGCGAAGGGCGGCGGGTCTGGAGGAGCGGGCGTCGCGGAGACGAGCCCCGGCGGTGCGGGCCCTCAGCGGGTAAACGGCGAAATGACGGGTAATGTGAACGGCAGTGGCGGCGGGGGACCCAAGAGAGACAGCGGACCGAGCGGCGGGTCCGGGCGGAACTACACCATCAGCACGGCCAGCCAGCACTTCGCGAACAACAAAGAGACGCGACCGGCGGCCGCGGAGAGGACGACACCGAGGGAGGACGACAGACAGGAGAGCCTGGTGCTACAGGAAAGCCTGGGCCCGCTGGAGGATAATCCGTTCATCAAGCTGGAGAAGGAGCGGAGGAGACGACAGGACCGAGAACACCCCGCTCGTCCGGTCCAGCACATCCTGGAGCTGTACGGCAGCGTACCTGGTATACGGACTATCCGTGCGGAGAACATTATCATAATTGAGTCGGATCCGGATTACTTTCCGGAAGCTGGAGGGGTAAAAACCGGGTCCAATTGGCAACAAAACGGTGTCAGTACTTATAGCTCTCTGAACGACCTCCTGGACCGAAGTGGGAGTGGTGTTACTGAGATAAGAGCCAAGGAAGTGGTCATTTATGACACCACGCTAAGCAAGAGTGAGGAGAACTTGAGCACCCTGGGCCGCCCAGATCGTGAGGTCCCATCCTATGAGACAGGTGAGGGTCAAGGCAGGGTTACCCGGATGTTGCAGAAGTTTGACAGCAACTACGGGAAGCTGCAAAAGAAGTCCCACAGCACAGAGAACCTGCTGGACCTGGATTGTAGTGCCAGCAGCAGGCCAAGACTCTGGCCCAAGCCACAGCCAGAACTGGTGCCAAAGCCCAGGCCAGGCCCGTTGGTCAGCAGCCCCTGCAGCAGCCCAGACAGCAGCCACCCACCATCACCAATCTTCCAGACTCCATGGTCTTCCAAACCAAAGCCACAGCCTGTCGTCTCTGAGCCGGGCAGCCCTCAACGCCTCACCGGATCCCCAAAGTCTGTGTCTTCCTTCCGTCAGCGGTTCGAGGAGAGTGGGGGCCGTGGTGTGGCCATCACCCCCAGAGGTGAGCCAGACAGGGGGCTAACCAAGCccaccagagagagagactgggaggGCATCGAAGTGCCACCCAAACCCAAGGTGCCATGCTCTCCGGAGACCCGTCGTGCCCGTGCCGAGTCCCCCTCAATCCCCGTCTCATCCAAGGTGGCAAGCTCCTCACCTGACTTCGAGATCCGTCCCTCTCCAAAGCCAGACCTCGACCAAATTCCTGATAGGGACACCCAGGCACGGGCGCTCGCAAACCTGCGCCTGCAGTCCCGGAACTCCTTCACAGTGATCCCCAAACGCCGTCTCGCTGCCTCATCTGCAACAAGCAGCCCAGCACTGTCTGGCCCCATCAAGTCTTCCCCCTCCCACAGAGTGGCAGAGGTGCCCACGCCAGGAGTGCCAACCTCACACGCCCCTTCACCCACCCTGACACCCtcaaagaggaaggaggagaaagagcaggaagagaaggaggtggaGTGGGTACCAAGGCCATCCAAGCCTGAACCATCTCCTTCTGTTTGCACAAGTCCTGCACATCCTCCAACCTCAGAGCCTTTGTCTCCATCTCCTGCTCTGACCCCAGGTCCCTCCTCTCCACCTGCCCTGTCTTCACCCCCCTCTTCTCCGGCTGTCCCATCTTCACCCATTTTCTCTCCACCTGCCCGATCTCCCATCCCCTCAGACTCTCCTGCCCCATCTCCTGTCCCTCCTGCCCCCTCCCCGGCTCCAGAACAACCTCCTGGGGATCAGCTGCCAGTAACAAACATAGATGACATTGAGGTGGAGCCCCCACAGCATGTCCCTGTTCCCAGCCCCATGGTGCAGAGAAGAAAGGGGAACACCTTCACTGTGGTACCTAAACGCAGGGTGGAGATCGAGGCCCAGCCAAGCTCACCTGAGCCCCAGCATGAAGCCTCAACCGAGGCCCCGCCAGGGTCCACACCCCCGCAGGCCCCCTATGCTCAGCTGGGCTCCCTGCTGAAGAAGCGCTACCCTGCGGTGGAGGAGATTGAGGTCATCGGTGGGTACCTTTCCCTAGCAAAGTCCTGCCTCTCTAAGACCGGCTCCACGGGCAAGAAG CTCAAAATCTCCTTCAATGAGTCGAGTCTCCAGAGTACATACGAGTATCCATCAGAGAGCAGCGTGTGGGACAGCggggaggacgaggaggaggaggaggaggaagagaaacaagACGGGAGGATGTCGGACGAACAGCCAAGCATGGTGGGACGCATCCACATCCCTCGACCCAGTTTCACAACCTCACCCGCACAAACGACCAACAGCAACG